The genomic region CGAGCTCGGCGCGGCCGACACGATCCACGTCGAGCGCGTACCGGTGCCGACGCCGGGACGCGGTGAGGTGCTGGTGCGCGTGACGGCGACCGCCGTCAACCACGTCGACACCTTCGTGCGCAGCGGTGTGTACCGCACGCCGATCAGCTTTCCGTTCGTCATCGGGCGCGACCTCGTCGGAACTGTCGAGGGGCTCGGCGACGAGGTCGATCACCTCCAGCTCGGGGACGCCGTCTGGTGCACGAGCCTGGGCCACGGCGGGCGCCAGGGCGCGGCGTCCGCGTTCGCGATCGTCTCCCCCGACCGGCTCTACCCCGTGCCTCAGCAGGTGGATCCGATCGAGCTCGTCGCCCTCGCGCACCCGGCGAGCACCGCCTGGCTCGCGTTGTTCGAGCACGGAGCGCTCACGGCGTCGCACACCGTCGTCGTCGAGGGCGGCGCGGGAAATGTCGGGGCCTGTGCCATCGCCCTCGCCCTCGCCGCGGGTGCCGTCGTCGTCGCGACGGCGGGCGCGCGATCGTTGGATGCCCTGCGCGCGGCGGGCGCGCAAGCCCTCGACTACCGATCTCCGCGCCTTCGCGCCGAGCTTCGCGCGAGCCTGCCCAACGGCGCCGACCTCTGGCTCGACACGTCGGGCACGCTCGCCTTGACGGAGACGGTCCCGCTGCTGGCGGAACGGGGCCGGGTCGTGCTGGTCGCGGGGGCGGCGCGCGAAGACACGCTGCGGTTCGGCGACCTCTACATGCACGACCGTGCCGTGGACGGGTTCGCGATCAGCAACGCCACTGTCGACGAGTTGTCACGGGCCGCTCGCGCGGTGGGCGAAGCGCTGGCGAACGGCATCCTGCGGGCTCCGGACATCCAGCGCCTGCCGCTCGAGCGTGCGGCCGAGGCCCACGCCGCCCTGGAAGCAGGGAAGGTCCGCGGCACGCGGATCGTGCTCGTCACCGGCTGAGCGGCTCACGGCGACGCGCTGCGACGTGTGGCCCCCACCAGACCCGGCCGACGAGTATCGACGCTCAGGCCCCCGTCGAAGCCGATGGGGCCGGCGTGCTCGTGGAGGACGTCTTCGGCGTCTTCGGGGTTGACAGACGGCTTACACACGTGTCGAGACGCGTCTTCTCCTTGTCGGCCGCGGCCTTGACACGGTCGCCGTAGCCGCCGGACTCGGCCTTCGACACGATCGCCTTCACATCGTTGATCCTGGCGTCGCCACTGGCGGCTCTGGCGGCCTTCAGGTCTGTGCGCAACGCGGAGGGCAGCCTGTCCCAGGCCTCCCTGACCCCGGCGATCGTCTTCTTGTCCTTCGCGGCGGCCTCCACCGCCGACCCGTATCCGCCGGACTGGGCCTTCTTCAGCACGCTCTGGTAGGCGTCGTGTCTCGCGGTCTTCGACGACTCGTGCCGTGCGGCCGCCAGGTCCTTGCGCATCGCGTCGGGCAGACGGTCGTAGTCGCGCTTGAGACGGAAGACATCGGCGCCGCACATGCGGCCCTTGTCCGTGCCCGAACTGCTCGATGCGGCGAGCATCGACACGGCGGCCGCCTGGTGGGTGGATGTCGTCGGTGCGCTCGGGGGCAGCGCCGCGGCCGCGACGCCACCGATCAGCGCCGCGGCCGTCGCGATCCCCGCCACGGCCAGCGCCATGCGGTCTCGACCCGCCATCCGCCTGCGAAGCGCGCTGCCGGGCTCCCCGGCACCGGCCGTCCCGGTCGCAGTTCCGGCGATCTGCCGGCGCCCCGACGCGTTGTCGTCACTCTTGTGCATCTCATTCCCTTCTCGATGTCCGTCATCCGACCGGCCGAATTCCTCGAAAGGCGCAGTCGCGACACTGATGAGCGTGGCAAGTCGATGTGCGGCATTCGTGGGGCGAGTGTTCGAGGAATGTAAGCGTTGCCTGAGAGGCCGACTCCCCCGGTCTCGCGCCCCAAGGGAAGTGACTTGAATGGAGGGCATGGACACGCCAGCCGGCCTCGTGATCGTGGTCGAAGACGAGCGCGCGATCGCCGACCTCGAGAGGCTCTATCTCACCCGCGCCGGCTTCGGCGTCGATGTGGTCGCCGACGGCACCTCGGCGCTGTCGGCCATCCGCACACGACGCCCGGTCGCCGTGGTGCTCGACGTGGGTCTGCCCGGCGTCGACGGCGTCGAACTGTGTCGGCGGCTCCGCGCCGAGGACGACTGGACGCCGATCATGTTCGTGTCGGCGCGCGACGACGAGATCGAACGTCTGGTGGCCCTCGAGCTCGGTGGGGACGACTACCTGACCAAGCCGTTCTCGCCTCGCGAGTTGGTCACCAGGCTCAAGGTGCTGCTGCGCCGCACCTCCGGCGGGCCTCTGCGTCACGACGTGCGGCTGGGGCCGCTCGTGCTCGACCAGCACACCAGGTCCGCCACGCTCGACGGGCTGCCGCTCACGCTCACCGCGACGGAGTTCGACCTGCTGTCGTACTTCGCCAGATCTCCTGGCCGCGTCTTCACGCGCGAGCAGCTGCTCGCCTCGGTGTGGGGGCACGCCGACTACGCGTCAGGACGCACGGTCGACGTGCACATCGCCCAGCTGAGGGCGAAGCTGGGAGCCGGATCGGGCATCCGCACCGTGCGCGGCGTCGGATATGCGATCGACGCACCGACTGTTGCCGCCGGCAGCGCGACGGGATCGGCGACGCTGACCGACCCGGGCGAACCGATCGGCTGAGATGCGCCTCTTCCCCAGGACTCTCGCCGGACGGATCGTCTTCACCACGGTGGCCGTGGCACTCGTCGCCACCTTCGTGGCCGGCGCCGTCTCGTTCGGACTCGTGAGGGCGGCATCGCTCGGCGATGCCAGATCCGAGGTCTCCTCCCTCGCCGACGAACTCGCCGCGCTGCCGGATGCCGAGCTCCAACAGCGCGCTGAGAACCAGCCGTCCGGCGCGGGCGAGCCGAAGGTCGCCGTGATCAATCCCGACGGCACCGTGTCGGGATCGATCGGTGTGGTGCTGCGTCCCAAGGTGCGGCGGCTGCTCGCAGCAGGCACGACGGTGTCGACGACGATCAAGCTCGATGGGCGGCCGTTTCTCGTCGAGGCGCGCCAGGCCGCCGACGGCGGGACGGTCGTCGTCGCGCGCACGGTCACGTCGGTTGACGCAGCGGTGTCGAGAGTCGCCGGGCAGCTGCTGATCGCGCTGGCGATCGGGCTGGCGGTGGCGATCGGTGCGGGCATCCTTCTGGCCACCGTGGTCTCACGGCCGCTGTCCCGTACCGCAGCCGCCGCGCGCAGACTCGCCAGAGGCGACCGCAACGTCGACCTCCCGCGGTCGGCCACCGCCGAGGTCTCCGACGTCGTCAACGCCCTCGACGAACTCGACGATGCCCTGGCCGTCAGCGAGGCGCGGCAGCGCGAGTTTCTGCTGTCGATCTCGCACGACCTGCGCACCCCGCTCACCGCTCTGCGCGGGTATGCAGAAGCGCTCAGCGATGGCGTCGTCGGCGAGGGCGACACGCGCGAGGTCGGCAGCACCATGCTTGCCGAGACGCGCAGGCTGGACAGATTCGTCACGGACCTCCTCGAGCTGGCGCGACTGGAGGCACACGACTTCACCGCCGAGCTCGCCCCTGTCGATCTCGCGATGGTCGTCGCGGACGCCGCCGCCGCATGGCGCGCCGTCGCGGCCGGTGCCGGCGTGGAGCTGCGTACGGAAGCCCCGCCCGTGCTGATGGTCGAGACGGATGCCCACCGTCTGCGCCAGATCGTCGACGGCCTGCTCGAGAACGCGCTTAGGGCGACGCCGCTCGGCGGCGTCGTCGCCATCGCCGCGCGGCCCCGAGGACTCGACGACGCCCCCTCCCGCGCGACGCTGACCGTCAGCGACAGCGGCCCTGGCCTCACGGCAGAGGACCGAAGTGCAGCGTTCACGCGCGGCGCACTGCACGAGAAATATCGGCAGACCCGCTCCGTCGGCACCGGTCTCGGACTCTCGATCGCCCAGCGTCTGGCGACCCGGCTCGGTTGCCGGCTGCGCGCCCTCGACACCGCCGGAACGCCGTGGGGAGCGTCGTTCGCGGTCGAGTTGCCGGAGACCGACGGTGCGTCGGGCCCCTCTCAGGCGCGCCCGCCTCGCACGCGCTGACAGCGAGGGCAGTAGTGCGATGACCGGTTCATGAACGACGCCCGCACGATAGGGGTGCCGCAGCGCGGACACGCCTCACCCGTACGCCCGTAGGCGTTGAGGCTGTGCGCGAAGTAGCCCGACGCTCCGTTGACATTGACATATTGGGCGTCGAAGCTCGTGCCGCCCTCCGCGAGTGCCTTCTGAAGAACAGCGCGCACCTCGGCGAGCAGCTCGTTCGCCTTGCGTCGCGACAGCGTCGTCGTCGGTTGATCGAAATGGATGCGGGATGCCCACAACGCCTCGTCCGCGTAGATGTTGCCGATGCCGCTGACCAGGGTCTGATCGAGCAGCGCTCGTTTCACCGTGGTGCGACGCCTCTGCAGTGCGACCAGAAAGCCGTCGTCATCGAACGCCGGATCGAGCGGATCGCGCGCGATGTGCGCCACCTGCGATGGCACGCTCGACAGCTCGGAGCCGAAGCCGCCTGCACGGCCGTCGGGCGTGGGCGTCAGGCGGTCGACAGCGAGCGAACCGAACGTGCGCTGATCGACGAAGTGCACGGCCAACTCGCCGTGCACCGGATGTTCGAGCGTCATCCGCACCCGTGCGTGCCCCTCCGGGGGTGTCCCCGCCTCTCGCAGCAGCACCTGGCCGCTCATGCCGAGGTGGAGCAGCAGCGCATCGGCGGGTGCGACGACGGGCTCGCGTTCGAGCACGACGCCACCTGTCCCGGTGAGCGCGGCGGCGGGATGCCGTGGCTCGAGCGGCACCCACAGGAACTTTCCGCGGCGGGCGGCGCCGAGCATCCGCGACCCCGTGAGCAGTTCGTCCAGGTCGCCCCGTGCACGGTCGTGACGCGTGATTCCGCGCTCGTCGAGCACCTCGACCGAGGTGATCAGTGCGCCGCTGACGGCCGGCTCGAGCCCGGCGCGCACCACCTCAACCTCGGGAAGCTCTGGCACGGCTCCCTCGTTCGTTGACGGTCGACCAGGCCTGCAGGGCCGCGGCCATCTCGGCGTTCTTCTTGCTGCTGCCCTCGCCGCTGGCGCTCACGAGTCCGTCGACCGTCACGGTCGCGTGGAACGTCTTGTTGTGGTCGGGTCCACTGTCGGTCACCTCGTACCGCGGCGGCGCCGATGAATGCCGTGCGGCCAGCTCCTGCAGGCTCGTCTTGGGGTCGAGCGCTGCGCCGAACCGGTCGGGATCGTCGAGAAGCGGCTCGATGAGGCGGAGCACGAGCGCGGTCGCGACCTCGCCACCGGCATCCAGGTAGACGGCACCGATGATGGCTTCGACCGTGTCGGCGAGAATCGACGACTTGTCGGCTCCGCCGCTCTGCGATTCGCCCCGGCCGAGCAGCAGAAAGCGGCCGAGACCGATGGTGCGGGCCACCTCGGCCAGCGCGACGCTGCTGACGAGCGATGCTCGGCGCTTGGCCAGGCCGCCCTCGTCGGTGCGCGGGTTCTCCCGGTAGAGCTTGACCGTGACGGCCTGCCCCAGAATCGAGTCGCCCAAGAACTCCAGGCGTTCGTTGTTCGGGATGCCGCCGTGCTCGTAGGCGTATGACCGGTGCGTGAGCGCGAGCGTGAGCAGGGTCGGGTCGACCTGCACACCGAGCAGCTCCTGCAGCTCGTCCAGATTCGTCGATTCGCCGGAGGCACGACTCAGGCGCGCATCGTTGTCGATGCGCGCCTGCTTGTCGTGACGCCGTTCGGCGTTCGGCATCGGACTAGACGTCGGCGACCTTGCGGCCCTTGTACTCCAGGAACAGCGGGGTACCGGCCGAGTCCTCGACGACCTTCGCGTGGTGCGGGAGGCTGTAGGTCACCTTGCCGTTCTCGACGGTCTTGACGAGGTTGGGGACCTCCGCCTTCCACTGCGAGCGACGGGCGTGGGTGTTGGCGCGCGACTTCTTCCGCTTGGGAACGGCCATGTCTCTACTCTTCTCTGTCTGGGGCGCCGGCCAGATCTGATGTGTTCTGGTCGGCCGAGTCATCGGAAGCGGGGAATTCCGCGAGCGCAGCCCATCGAGGATCGATCGTCTGCGTGGTTTCGCGGTCCGGCAGATCGGCCAACCGCTCACCGGTCTCTGGGTCGAGACCAGGGCAATCCGGTCGGCACACCGGCTGGAACGGCAGTGACAGCACCACCGCATCCCTGACAAGAGGTTCAAGATCCACGTGGTCGTCGTGAACCTCAAAGTCGAAAGCTTCCCCAGAAGGATACGCGAAAAGCTCCTGGAAGTCGATTTGGACGGGCAGCGCGATGTCGGTGAGGCACCGGCCGCAGACGCCTGTGGCCTCCGTCGTCGCCTCGCCGGAGACGAGGATCCCCTCGTGCACCGATTCGAGGCGCACATCGAGGTCGATCGTCTCGCCCTCGGCGACGCTCACGAGCCCCTCACCCAGCTTTTCCGGCGACACCACGGCGATGGATTCTTCGCGCATCTCGCCGGGGCGGTGCACGAGATCGCGCACGCCGAGGGAATACGGATTTCGGGCTGCAGCAGACACAGTCCGCCAGTTTACCGGGCCGCTCCCACCGGTGCCTGGCGTGCGCGTCCCTCGACGAGCGAGACGGGCACGAGGGTGGCGCGCATCCGACGGGCGAACCCTGCACTGGCTCCGAGCGCCGCCAATACCGTGACCACATCGTCGGCGAGCACGGGGTCGGTCCACCCGAACTCCGGCGGACCGAACCTCTCGCGTTCGACGCTCTCCACGAGCTCGGCAAGGGCGAGGGATGCCGCCTCCACCGTCTCGGATTCGACCTGGGTGCTCTGCCACGTCTCGCGCAATCGTCGGGCGAACGCACGTGGTGTCTCGGTGAGAGGCGCGGCGAGACCGAGGTCCAGTGCCGTCGCCCTCACCTCGTTCCAGGCCGAGGACGCGCCGCCCTCGCCCTGACGCAGCTTCGACAACCGGACGGAGCGCTGTCTGCGCCTGATCACGGCGGGCGCGAAGAGCAGCGCGAGGATCACGATCACGACGGCCGCAGCGGCACTGGTCGTCGAGAAGTCGCCGGCCGACGTCGGCATGTCTCCCGTGCCGCCGACCGCCTGGTCGGTCGGCAGTCGCTTCTGGGCGCCGTTCGCCGCCCCCGGAGTGGCTGTGCCCGTTGCACTCGGAGTCACCACCGTCGACGTGTCGTAGTCGGGGACGGTGCCGCGCCCCACCGTGGGCTCGAACGGCACCCAGCCGATGCCCGGAAAGTACAGTTCCGGCCACGCGTGCAGGTCGTCGGAGGTGACCTCGTAGTGGGCCGTGTCACCCGTCACGCTGGTCTGCGTTCCCGGCAGATACCCGATCGCGATGCGGGCGGGGATGTTGAGCTCGCGCGCCATGAACACCATCGCTGCGGCGAAGTGCACGCAGTAGCCGGACTTCTTCTTCAGGAAGGTCGCGATCGTCCCCGGCGTGTCGCCGTCGTAGCCCCCGTTCTTCGGCGCGTTCAACGAGTACGTGAACTGCCCGTCGTGGAAGTACGACTGCAGTGCCACCGCCTTGTCGTACGCGGTCGCCGCCCCTTCCGTGACCCGCAGCGCCGTCGTGCGGATGATCGACGGCGTGTCGGAGGGCAGCTGGAGGTCGTAGTCGACCGATGACGGGTAGTCCTCGCCGGCGGCGCGCAGCTGCTGGGCCGTCGGCTCGAGCCCGCGGCTCGTCACCGTGTAGTGCTGATCGGTGGTCACGCTGGTGAGACCGGAGATGGTGAGGTCGCCCTGTTCCCAGCCCCAGGTTCCGTCGAGCCCCGAGACCTTCTCCGCCGGGTACGGCGCGGGCAGCCACCTGCTCGTCATGTTGCCGACATCGATCTTCGTGACGGCCTTCTTCGACTTCACGTGCTTGCTCAGCCCCGGAGCGCTGCCGATCGACGCGCTGCGGCTGAAGAAGGTGGACTGCGTGTGGCGGTGCTGCCACACCGAGCCGTTGATCACATCGAGCGTCGTCATCTGCAGGTAGGCCGGTGTGGACGCCGTGGTCGAGTAGTCGATGACCGTCACCGGATTCGGCCTCCGCAGGTCTGCCCCCAGGTCGATCAGCGGGCTCACGCCCTCACCGAAGATCACCCCCGACGCCGGGATCGCCTGCCTGCCCACCTGTTGGAAACCCGGTGCCGTCGTGCCGATCACGAGAGCGACGACGATCGCTGCCGCTCCGATGGCCAGCGCGGCCGCCGGTTCGCCGCCCGTGCCACGTCGGCCTCGTACGTCCACGCGGAGCAGGAGCAGGTACGCGATGAGGCAGAGCACGAGGGCGAGGGGCGAGATGCCACCGCCCAGCAGAGCGGCCGGCGCGATGAGGGCGACGCAGACCACGATGCCCACCAGCGCGGGCCGGTCGAGCACGATCGCGAGCAGGTCGCACACCCACGCGATCAGGCCGCCGGCCGCGACCAGCAGAAAGAGGAACTCCGGCAGCGGGTCGGCGGGGACCGACTGCGTATAGGCCGACACCTGCGACCGCGCGATGAGCTGCCCGAATTCGACGAGCGTCGTCGGCGTGGGGATGAAGCCGAGCACCGCGGTCTGCGGGGCGAACAAGGCCGTGACCAGCAGGAGCAGGGCGACGAACGACAGCACGGGCGCGAGGGCGACGGGAAGGAGCATCCTCGCCAGCGCGGCGACACCGAGCACGACGAGGCACGCCAGGAGAAGTTCGTTCCACCAGGCCGCGCCCGAGACGAGTCCGGTCATGGCCACGGTGAGGGCCGCCATGACGGCGAGAAGCGCCACGCTCCGCCACAGGTCGGCGGCGCCCCCTCGGCCGACCGTCACCGGCTCGCGATCGCCGCGTCGGCCCGAAGTCCCGCCGTCGCTGCCCCGGATGCCGCGCCCTGCGCCGAGCGGCACAGCACGATCAGACATGGTGCGTCACCTGCGATCGGATGCCCGCCTTGCGCCACGCGGACTCCGGCGACTCGCCCGCCGCCACGTCGACGCAGGTGATGCCGTAGCGCTCGAGGCGCTCGCGCAGCTCCGGGCGGCGGGCGACGAGGAAGGCGACGAGCGGATCGCACAGCGGACGCAGCCCAGCGAGCCCGGCGAGCTCATCGTCGTCGCCGTCGACGATCACGAGGAACACCGGCACCGCCTGCGGGTTGCGACGCAGCGCCGCTGAAAGCACGCTCACCGCGTCGGTGCTGTCCCGTGGCAGTTGCTGCAGCGCCGCG from Humibacter ginsenosidimutans harbors:
- a CDS encoding YceD family protein, which gives rise to MREESIAVVSPEKLGEGLVSVAEGETIDLDVRLESVHEGILVSGEATTEATGVCGRCLTDIALPVQIDFQELFAYPSGEAFDFEVHDDHVDLEPLVRDAVVLSLPFQPVCRPDCPGLDPETGERLADLPDRETTQTIDPRWAALAEFPASDDSADQNTSDLAGAPDREE
- a CDS encoding sensor histidine kinase, with product MRLFPRTLAGRIVFTTVAVALVATFVAGAVSFGLVRAASLGDARSEVSSLADELAALPDAELQQRAENQPSGAGEPKVAVINPDGTVSGSIGVVLRPKVRRLLAAGTTVSTTIKLDGRPFLVEARQAADGGTVVVARTVTSVDAAVSRVAGQLLIALAIGLAVAIGAGILLATVVSRPLSRTAAAARRLARGDRNVDLPRSATAEVSDVVNALDELDDALAVSEARQREFLLSISHDLRTPLTALRGYAEALSDGVVGEGDTREVGSTMLAETRRLDRFVTDLLELARLEAHDFTAELAPVDLAMVVADAAAAWRAVAAGAGVELRTEAPPVLMVETDAHRLRQIVDGLLENALRATPLGGVVAIAARPRGLDDAPSRATLTVSDSGPGLTAEDRSAAFTRGALHEKYRQTRSVGTGLGLSIAQRLATRLGCRLRALDTAGTPWGASFAVELPETDGASGPSQARPPRTR
- a CDS encoding alcohol dehydrogenase catalytic domain-containing protein, with translation MPRDTMRAAVIHELGAADTIHVERVPVPTPGRGEVLVRVTATAVNHVDTFVRSGVYRTPISFPFVIGRDLVGTVEGLGDEVDHLQLGDAVWCTSLGHGGRQGAASAFAIVSPDRLYPVPQQVDPIELVALAHPASTAWLALFEHGALTASHTVVVEGGAGNVGACAIALALAAGAVVVATAGARSLDALRAAGAQALDYRSPRLRAELRASLPNGADLWLDTSGTLALTETVPLLAERGRVVLVAGAAREDTLRFGDLYMHDRAVDGFAISNATVDELSRAARAVGEALANGILRAPDIQRLPLERAAEAHAALEAGKVRGTRIVLVTG
- the rpmF gene encoding 50S ribosomal protein L32; translated protein: MAVPKRKKSRANTHARRSQWKAEVPNLVKTVENGKVTYSLPHHAKVVEDSAGTPLFLEYKGRKVADV
- a CDS encoding transglutaminaseTgpA domain-containing protein encodes the protein MSDRAVPLGAGRGIRGSDGGTSGRRGDREPVTVGRGGAADLWRSVALLAVMAALTVAMTGLVSGAAWWNELLLACLVVLGVAALARMLLPVALAPVLSFVALLLLVTALFAPQTAVLGFIPTPTTLVEFGQLIARSQVSAYTQSVPADPLPEFLFLLVAAGGLIAWVCDLLAIVLDRPALVGIVVCVALIAPAALLGGGISPLALVLCLIAYLLLLRVDVRGRRGTGGEPAAALAIGAAAIVVALVIGTTAPGFQQVGRQAIPASGVIFGEGVSPLIDLGADLRRPNPVTVIDYSTTASTPAYLQMTTLDVINGSVWQHRHTQSTFFSRSASIGSAPGLSKHVKSKKAVTKIDVGNMTSRWLPAPYPAEKVSGLDGTWGWEQGDLTISGLTSVTTDQHYTVTSRGLEPTAQQLRAAGEDYPSSVDYDLQLPSDTPSIIRTTALRVTEGAATAYDKAVALQSYFHDGQFTYSLNAPKNGGYDGDTPGTIATFLKKKSGYCVHFAAAMVFMARELNIPARIAIGYLPGTQTSVTGDTAHYEVTSDDLHAWPELYFPGIGWVPFEPTVGRGTVPDYDTSTVVTPSATGTATPGAANGAQKRLPTDQAVGGTGDMPTSAGDFSTTSAAAAVVIVILALLFAPAVIRRRQRSVRLSKLRQGEGGASSAWNEVRATALDLGLAAPLTETPRAFARRLRETWQSTQVESETVEAASLALAELVESVERERFGPPEFGWTDPVLADDVVTVLAALGASAGFARRMRATLVPVSLVEGRARQAPVGAAR
- a CDS encoding response regulator transcription factor — its product is MDTPAGLVIVVEDERAIADLERLYLTRAGFGVDVVADGTSALSAIRTRRPVAVVLDVGLPGVDGVELCRRLRAEDDWTPIMFVSARDDEIERLVALELGGDDYLTKPFSPRELVTRLKVLLRRTSGGPLRHDVRLGPLVLDQHTRSATLDGLPLTLTATEFDLLSYFARSPGRVFTREQLLASVWGHADYASGRTVDVHIAQLRAKLGAGSGIRTVRGVGYAIDAPTVAAGSATGSATLTDPGEPIG
- the mutM gene encoding bifunctional DNA-formamidopyrimidine glycosylase/DNA-(apurinic or apyrimidinic site) lyase translates to MPELPEVEVVRAGLEPAVSGALITSVEVLDERGITRHDRARGDLDELLTGSRMLGAARRGKFLWVPLEPRHPAAALTGTGGVVLEREPVVAPADALLLHLGMSGQVLLREAGTPPEGHARVRMTLEHPVHGELAVHFVDQRTFGSLAVDRLTPTPDGRAGGFGSELSSVPSQVAHIARDPLDPAFDDDGFLVALQRRRTTVKRALLDQTLVSGIGNIYADEALWASRIHFDQPTTTLSRRKANELLAEVRAVLQKALAEGGTSFDAQYVNVNGASGYFAHSLNAYGRTGEACPRCGTPIVRASFMNRSSHYCPRCQRVRGGRA
- the rnc gene encoding ribonuclease III; this translates as MPNAERRHDKQARIDNDARLSRASGESTNLDELQELLGVQVDPTLLTLALTHRSYAYEHGGIPNNERLEFLGDSILGQAVTVKLYRENPRTDEGGLAKRRASLVSSVALAEVARTIGLGRFLLLGRGESQSGGADKSSILADTVEAIIGAVYLDAGGEVATALVLRLIEPLLDDPDRFGAALDPKTSLQELAARHSSAPPRYEVTDSGPDHNKTFHATVTVDGLVSASGEGSSKKNAEMAAALQAWSTVNERGSRARASRG